One Gimesia sp. genomic window carries:
- a CDS encoding sigma-70 family RNA polymerase sigma factor — MLRAKAGDEGAFTELVAAYQDRIVGIFCHLLGNQEAAEDLAQEVFLRIYRSRDKYEPKAKFSTWLFRIANNLASNSRRNKGRRREVALNPHDSGPLGMRPEEQLLMEKSGMMPSRQIGLKETQAVVRQALETLNERQQMAVLLHKFEGMSYADIGAAMKLSEAAVKSLLSRARENLRVQLEKHING; from the coding sequence ATGCTGCGCGCCAAGGCCGGCGATGAAGGTGCGTTCACTGAGCTGGTAGCAGCATACCAGGACCGCATCGTCGGCATATTTTGCCATTTGCTGGGCAATCAGGAGGCAGCAGAAGATCTGGCGCAGGAAGTGTTTCTGCGGATTTATCGATCACGCGACAAGTATGAGCCGAAGGCGAAATTTTCGACCTGGCTGTTTCGCATCGCCAACAACCTGGCCAGCAACTCCCGCCGCAACAAGGGACGCCGCAGAGAGGTGGCCCTCAATCCCCACGATTCCGGCCCGCTGGGAATGCGTCCGGAAGAGCAGCTGTTAATGGAAAAATCCGGGATGATGCCCTCGCGTCAGATCGGACTGAAAGAGACCCAGGCGGTGGTCCGCCAGGCACTGGAAACATTGAACGAACGACAACAGATGGCAGTGCTGTTACACAAATTTGAAGGGATGAGTTACGCCGACATCGGAGCTGCGATGAAGCTGTCCGAGGCGGCGGTGAAATCATTACTGTCACGTGCCCGGGAAAACTTACGGGTGCAACTGGAAAAACATATCAACGGTTGA
- a CDS encoding XdhC family protein: MRELLLELEQAVQQQKPVCYTCLVETRGSTPQKPGAAMLIFSDGSQVGTLGGGCVEAEVKRRALRVLDSDAPEIMTFQLDNDYGWDDGLICGGRMKVLVDPVRNADDLQYFRTMLQQFDADQGCTEAIVLNPESAAGIAETDRYLINADAEIVASRGNPQPPAQLKAGLKPIQNRPRPYVNAGIAYLTFHQTCQLIVIGCGHVGQKVAELASDVDFEIIAVDDRQEYCNAERFPSAKQLIVGTFDTTLADLPINRDTFIIIVTRGHNHDEEALGYVAQSPARYIGMIGSRRKVKLIFEDLIRMGTPREALARVHAPLGFEIGSQTVPEIALSIVAELVAWRNLDEVPVGYQRTSLVEELKTPDPA, translated from the coding sequence ATGCGTGAGCTATTACTCGAACTCGAACAGGCCGTCCAGCAGCAGAAACCCGTCTGCTACACCTGCCTGGTGGAAACCCGGGGCTCGACCCCGCAAAAGCCCGGGGCCGCCATGCTGATTTTCAGCGACGGTTCCCAGGTGGGAACGCTCGGCGGCGGTTGTGTGGAAGCCGAAGTTAAACGCCGCGCACTCCGCGTGCTCGATTCGGATGCCCCGGAAATCATGACCTTCCAGCTCGACAACGATTACGGCTGGGATGACGGCCTGATCTGTGGCGGACGCATGAAAGTGCTCGTCGATCCGGTACGCAATGCTGATGACTTACAATACTTCCGCACGATGCTGCAGCAATTCGACGCAGACCAGGGTTGTACCGAAGCCATCGTCCTCAATCCCGAATCCGCCGCAGGCATCGCCGAAACCGATCGCTATCTGATCAACGCGGATGCCGAGATCGTCGCTTCGCGGGGCAATCCCCAGCCCCCCGCGCAACTAAAGGCCGGCCTCAAACCGATCCAGAATCGACCCCGGCCTTACGTCAACGCGGGCATCGCCTATCTGACCTTTCACCAGACCTGCCAGCTCATCGTCATCGGCTGTGGTCATGTGGGACAGAAAGTCGCCGAACTGGCCAGCGATGTTGATTTCGAAATCATCGCCGTCGATGATCGCCAGGAATACTGCAACGCCGAACGCTTCCCCTCCGCGAAACAGCTGATCGTCGGCACCTTCGATACGACGCTGGCCGACCTCCCCATCAATCGGGATACCTTCATCATCATCGTCACACGGGGACACAACCACGATGAAGAGGCCCTGGGTTACGTGGCGCAGTCACCCGCCCGCTATATCGGCATGATCGGAAGCCGCCGCAAAGTCAAACTGATCTTCGAGGACCTGATCCGCATGGGCACGCCCCGCGAAGCCCTCGCCCGCGTCCACGCACCGCTCGGTTTTGAGATCGGCTCACAGACGGTCCCGGAAATTGCGCTCAGCATCGTCGCGGAACTGGTTGCCTGGCGCAACCTGGATGAAGTGCCCGTCGGCTATCAGCGGACCAGCCTGGTGGAAGAATTGAAAACTCCCGATCCGGCCTGA
- a CDS encoding DUF1501 domain-containing protein: MMNVSKNCNGITRRNCLQLGLGAMTGLGLTDLLRLQAQAKGTDAPQRKATAKSVILIWMDGGPSHYETFDPKPEAPVEIRGEFNPIPTKVPGVQFSQHMKRLASIFDKYSVIRSIRHNQGNHGAGNHYMMTGAPPRIPVGCGAFVSFHPSMGSVVAHEKPTTNNLPAYFSMPRMSRSGGPNFLGAKYAPFVMSDNPNSSNFRVRDLALPSGLTDARYKTRRDLREQVDQLKRIRDEVAGDPVLNLDEYYEQGYNLVASTEAQTAFEIDREPAELRDKYGRSSFGQRALLARRLTEAGVPFITLYEGGWDNHGSLFKTFNGRMPSFENTIATLIEDLDERGLLDTTMVVALGEFGRTPKINPGGGRDHWSNAMSVLMAGGGTPGGLALGATDKAGYSAVERVLSPENFVSTVYTKMGIDPDKVLYTPEGRPSHLVSDPTPIPELFA, encoded by the coding sequence ATGATGAACGTTTCAAAAAACTGCAATGGAATCACACGACGAAATTGCCTGCAGCTGGGCCTGGGTGCCATGACCGGCCTCGGGCTGACGGATCTGCTGCGTCTGCAGGCGCAGGCCAAAGGAACCGATGCTCCCCAGCGCAAGGCGACCGCCAAGAGCGTGATCCTGATCTGGATGGACGGCGGTCCGTCGCATTACGAAACCTTCGACCCCAAACCGGAAGCACCGGTTGAAATTCGGGGTGAGTTCAACCCGATTCCCACCAAGGTGCCCGGAGTCCAGTTCTCCCAGCACATGAAGCGGCTGGCATCGATCTTCGATAAATACTCGGTAATCCGTTCGATCCGTCACAACCAGGGGAACCACGGTGCCGGTAACCACTACATGATGACCGGTGCCCCGCCACGAATTCCCGTGGGCTGTGGTGCCTTCGTGAGCTTCCACCCCAGTATGGGTTCGGTGGTGGCACACGAAAAGCCGACCACCAACAATCTGCCCGCTTATTTCTCGATGCCGCGGATGTCGCGGTCTGGCGGACCCAACTTCCTGGGAGCCAAGTACGCTCCGTTCGTGATGTCGGACAACCCGAACTCGTCCAACTTCCGCGTACGTGACCTGGCGCTGCCCAGCGGTCTGACCGATGCCCGATACAAAACCCGCCGTGATCTGCGGGAACAGGTTGATCAGCTGAAGCGGATCCGGGACGAAGTCGCCGGTGATCCGGTATTGAACCTGGATGAATACTACGAACAGGGTTACAACCTGGTGGCTTCCACCGAAGCACAGACCGCGTTTGAGATCGATCGCGAGCCTGCCGAACTACGCGATAAGTATGGTCGCAGCTCCTTCGGTCAACGTGCCCTGCTGGCCCGTCGTCTGACGGAAGCGGGTGTGCCTTTCATTACACTGTATGAAGGGGGCTGGGACAATCACGGCAGTCTGTTCAAAACATTCAATGGCCGGATGCCTTCCTTTGAAAACACGATCGCCACGTTGATCGAAGACCTCGATGAGCGGGGGCTGCTGGATACGACGATGGTTGTGGCCCTGGGTGAATTTGGCCGTACGCCGAAAATCAATCCGGGTGGCGGTCGCGACCACTGGTCGAACGCGATGTCGGTTCTGATGGCTGGCGGTGGAACACCGGGCGGACTGGCACTGGGTGCCACCGACAAGGCCGGTTATTCCGCAGTCGAACGAGTGCTCTCTCCGGAAAACTTTGTCTCCACCGTTTACACCAAAATGGGTATCGATCCCGACAAGGTGCTCTACACGCCGGAAGGTCGTCCGTCGCACCTCGTCAGCGATCCGACACCGATTCCGGAACTGTTCGCTTAA
- a CDS encoding DUF1549 domain-containing protein — protein sequence MKSLLYHVLGCLILLSAVSAQAAPPAESKVSVYPDKVELNGPRSRQQLIVTRQQDKRFVDLTRDVQFQSQQPAVVQVDAQGVIKPLANGSATVTVTDGAQKINIPVQVKDFDRQALLDFERDIHPLFSRFGCNGGSCHGKQRGQGGFQLSMFAFDPNYDYNALVKESRGRRASPLSPEQSLVLLKGSGQVPHGGGKKLPADGQYYALLERWISEGATREVKGTPELVKISAEPTERIMLPKTKQQMVVTAHYSDGSTRDITDLAEFMSSESVYVSVDEHGLVTAGSLMGEASIMARYMGKFASLSVTIPSDHKVADEYYAKLPRNNFIDGLVWDKLQKYGLKPSDPVDDATYLRRVSLDIIGRTPTAEEARAFLQDPSPNKRERLVDYLLEQPEYGDHWANKWADLLRPNPYHVGIKTVLNYDAWIRESFHQNKPLDQFTHELLTAKGGTWHNGAVTMFRDRRKPEELTTIVSQLFLGIRLSCAQCHHHPNEVWGQEDFYSFAAYFAKIGRKGRGISAPISGSEEMVFTSNSGSVRHPLTNEVLPPRPLFGEVPELKENQDPREILADWIISPQNHFFAEVNANRVWADLMGRGIVEPIDDFRESNPPSNKPLIKALGQKFREQKFDLKQYIKTIVLSHVYSLSAIPNETNVGDTRNYSRHYRQRLRAEVLLDSVSEMIGVPDTFSAMPKDSTAKQIWTHRVSSVFLDSFGRPDPNQDPPCERTTDTTVVQVLHMMNSRDLYSRIQSKNANSAKWAESKMTPDQIMEELYLTAYSRYPTIEEKRLGRSLFEEEGASRQQVIEDLMWALLNTPEYLFKN from the coding sequence ATGAAATCTCTACTCTATCATGTTCTTGGCTGCCTGATTCTGCTCTCCGCTGTTTCCGCGCAAGCAGCGCCCCCGGCAGAATCAAAGGTCAGCGTCTATCCGGATAAAGTTGAACTGAATGGACCCCGTTCCCGTCAGCAACTGATCGTGACGCGTCAGCAGGACAAGCGTTTTGTCGACCTGACCCGCGATGTGCAGTTTCAATCACAGCAACCTGCTGTGGTGCAGGTTGACGCCCAGGGCGTGATCAAGCCCCTGGCGAACGGATCCGCGACGGTCACCGTCACCGATGGTGCGCAGAAGATTAATATTCCGGTTCAGGTGAAAGACTTCGACCGCCAGGCCCTGCTCGATTTCGAGCGGGACATCCATCCCCTGTTTTCCCGCTTCGGCTGTAATGGCGGTTCCTGTCATGGGAAGCAGCGTGGTCAGGGGGGATTCCAGCTGTCGATGTTCGCCTTCGATCCCAATTACGATTATAACGCCCTGGTTAAGGAATCACGGGGACGACGGGCTTCGCCGCTGTCGCCCGAACAAAGTCTGGTGCTGCTGAAGGGATCCGGACAGGTTCCTCACGGCGGTGGTAAAAAACTGCCCGCCGACGGTCAGTATTATGCCTTGCTCGAACGCTGGATTTCTGAAGGGGCGACCCGTGAAGTCAAAGGGACTCCCGAACTCGTCAAGATTTCCGCAGAACCGACCGAACGGATCATGCTGCCGAAAACAAAGCAGCAGATGGTCGTCACCGCGCATTACAGCGATGGTTCGACCCGGGATATCACCGATCTGGCGGAGTTCATGTCCAGCGAAAGCGTTTACGTTTCCGTAGACGAACACGGTCTGGTGACTGCCGGCTCACTGATGGGTGAAGCCTCGATCATGGCCCGGTACATGGGGAAATTCGCTTCGCTGAGCGTGACGATTCCTTCCGACCACAAAGTTGCTGACGAATACTATGCCAAGCTGCCCCGCAATAACTTTATTGACGGGCTGGTCTGGGACAAGCTGCAGAAATACGGTCTGAAGCCATCGGATCCGGTAGATGACGCAACCTACCTGCGTCGGGTTTCACTGGACATCATTGGTCGTACGCCGACCGCAGAAGAAGCACGGGCCTTCCTGCAGGATCCCTCCCCCAACAAGCGGGAGCGACTGGTCGATTATCTGCTGGAGCAGCCCGAGTACGGCGATCACTGGGCCAACAAATGGGCCGATTTATTGCGTCCCAATCCGTACCATGTGGGTATCAAGACCGTCTTGAATTATGATGCCTGGATTCGCGAGTCGTTTCATCAGAACAAACCTCTCGATCAGTTTACGCACGAATTGTTGACCGCCAAGGGAGGAACGTGGCACAACGGCGCGGTAACCATGTTCCGCGATCGCCGCAAACCTGAAGAGCTCACTACGATTGTCAGTCAGCTCTTTCTGGGAATTCGACTGAGCTGTGCCCAGTGTCATCACCACCCCAACGAAGTCTGGGGTCAGGAAGATTTCTACAGCTTTGCAGCCTACTTCGCAAAAATCGGCCGTAAAGGCCGCGGGATCTCGGCCCCGATTTCGGGATCTGAGGAGATGGTTTTCACCTCCAACTCTGGTAGCGTACGTCACCCGTTGACCAACGAAGTCCTGCCGCCACGCCCCCTGTTTGGCGAAGTGCCTGAGCTTAAAGAAAATCAGGATCCACGCGAAATTCTGGCAGACTGGATTATCTCGCCTCAGAATCATTTCTTCGCCGAAGTGAATGCCAACCGCGTCTGGGCCGACCTGATGGGACGGGGGATTGTCGAGCCGATTGACGATTTCCGCGAAAGTAATCCTCCCTCGAACAAGCCGCTGATCAAAGCCCTGGGTCAGAAGTTCCGGGAGCAGAAATTTGATCTGAAACAATACATCAAGACGATCGTGCTGTCGCACGTTTACAGTCTGAGTGCAATTCCCAATGAAACCAATGTGGGCGACACCCGCAACTACTCGCGGCATTACCGTCAGCGTCTGCGGGCCGAAGTTCTGCTGGACAGCGTGAGTGAAATGATCGGCGTGCCCGATACATTTTCAGCGATGCCCAAGGATTCAACGGCCAAACAGATCTGGACGCATCGTGTGAGCTCGGTCTTCCTCGATTCGTTTGGTCGCCCCGACCCGAACCAGGATCCGCCGTGCGAGCGGACGACCGATACCACGGTCGTGCAGGTGCTGCACATGATGAATTCCCGTGACCTCTATTCCCGCATTCAGTCCAAGAATGCGAATAGTGCGAAGTGGGCCGAAAGTAAAATGACACCCGATCAGATTATGGAAGAACTGTATCTGACGGCTTATTCAAGATATCCAACCATCGAAGAAAAACGACTGGGGCGCTCCCTGTTTGAAGAGGAAGGCGCCAGCCGACAGCAGGTGATTGAAGACCTGATGTGGGCCCTGCTCAATACGCCGGAATACCTCTTCAAAAACTGA
- a CDS encoding Rieske 2Fe-2S domain-containing protein has product MTNWIPLGDVSEIKPGSRKLYTLQGTEIAVFHVAEPEQPGTFYAIDNACPHQGATLIEGEGCGTEVNCPLHDWTFDVASGECLDFPEFPLTRFELKQEADLLLINGDAFAEAEALNLFLVRYSVMGWVDHFAADAETNYHHRDRVILQTSRGEEVGEILSSFLPPDKNKTPAGTILREFTPLDQEQLPGQGNVNTQVFHDCQQLIQERGMPAEIIDCEQLFDQQTVVLYYLGSRLPALEILAQELNARYPWRIVFHPVDEAPAASGCSSGGCGCDQK; this is encoded by the coding sequence ATGACCAACTGGATTCCGCTGGGCGATGTTTCCGAGATCAAACCCGGCAGCCGAAAACTATATACCCTCCAGGGCACCGAGATCGCCGTTTTTCATGTCGCCGAACCGGAACAGCCGGGAACCTTTTACGCGATCGACAATGCCTGTCCGCATCAGGGTGCCACGCTGATTGAAGGCGAAGGTTGCGGCACCGAAGTCAACTGCCCCCTGCACGACTGGACGTTCGATGTGGCCAGCGGCGAGTGTCTGGATTTCCCCGAGTTTCCGCTCACCCGCTTTGAACTGAAACAGGAAGCCGATCTGTTGCTGATCAATGGGGACGCGTTTGCAGAAGCAGAAGCACTCAACCTGTTCCTGGTCCGCTACAGCGTCATGGGCTGGGTCGATCACTTCGCCGCGGACGCCGAAACGAACTATCACCACCGCGATCGCGTCATCCTGCAGACCAGTCGCGGCGAAGAAGTCGGCGAGATTCTTTCGTCCTTCTTACCTCCAGACAAAAACAAAACCCCCGCGGGAACGATCCTGCGCGAGTTCACTCCCCTCGATCAGGAACAGTTGCCCGGACAGGGAAACGTCAACACCCAGGTCTTCCACGACTGTCAGCAGTTGATTCAGGAGCGGGGCATGCCTGCGGAAATCATCGATTGCGAACAACTGTTTGATCAGCAGACAGTCGTCCTGTATTATCTGGGCAGCCGCCTGCCGGCCCTGGAAATTCTGGCACAGGAGCTGAATGCCCGCTATCCCTGGCGGATTGTTTTTCACCCCGTCGACGAAGCACCTGCTGCTTCGGGCTGCTCCAGCGGCGGCTGTGGCTGCGATCAGAAATAA
- the eboE gene encoding metabolite traffic protein EboE, giving the protein MTLNSLPLSYCTNVHPGLTTAEILQKLDEFTLPIQEQLGSPLAAGLWLAQPVIEEILSEPEGIARFAEQLQQRNLTCYTLNAFPYGNFHSERVKENVYLPDWTEPERLEYTKGCARVLAALLPEGVEGSISTVPLGFKGFEHPRDFSQQCVDQLIELAVFLKQLQDETGRTIRLAIEPEPFCVIEFTHELIVYFERLYERAADKQLLGVVREFIGACYDICHQAVEFEDIPGSIRQITHAEIRINKIHISNAIELNDPWNNEAGRTQLADYAEPRYLHQTIGSLKNGDLYRIPDLDRDFLLDPHPRLQETERLRVHFHVPVDAQTLGPLGTTHRELKQALATVKELDYAPHLEVETYTWEVLPGDQKPSLVDGLTRELQAARKLIDSL; this is encoded by the coding sequence ATGACGTTAAATTCGCTCCCTTTGAGTTATTGCACGAACGTGCATCCCGGCCTGACAACCGCGGAGATTCTGCAGAAACTCGATGAATTTACCCTGCCGATTCAAGAGCAGCTGGGATCTCCACTGGCCGCCGGTCTCTGGCTGGCACAACCAGTGATTGAGGAAATCCTCTCAGAGCCAGAAGGCATCGCCCGCTTCGCCGAACAGCTGCAGCAGCGCAACCTGACCTGCTACACGCTCAACGCGTTCCCCTACGGCAATTTTCACAGCGAACGCGTCAAAGAGAATGTCTACCTCCCCGACTGGACAGAGCCCGAACGGCTGGAATACACCAAAGGCTGCGCCCGCGTCCTGGCGGCACTGTTGCCCGAGGGAGTCGAAGGCAGCATCTCCACGGTCCCCCTGGGCTTCAAAGGCTTCGAACATCCCCGCGACTTCAGTCAGCAATGCGTCGACCAGCTGATTGAGCTGGCCGTCTTTCTGAAACAGCTGCAGGACGAAACCGGACGCACCATTCGCCTGGCCATCGAACCCGAACCGTTCTGCGTGATTGAATTCACCCACGAGCTGATCGTCTACTTCGAACGGCTCTACGAACGGGCCGCCGACAAACAGCTGCTGGGCGTGGTCCGCGAATTTATCGGGGCCTGCTACGATATCTGTCACCAGGCGGTGGAATTCGAAGACATCCCCGGCTCGATCCGGCAGATCACCCACGCGGAAATCCGCATCAACAAAATTCATATTTCCAACGCCATCGAACTCAACGACCCCTGGAATAACGAAGCAGGACGCACGCAGCTCGCAGACTACGCCGAGCCCCGCTACCTGCACCAGACCATCGGCAGCCTCAAGAACGGCGACCTGTACCGCATCCCCGACCTCGACCGCGACTTCCTGCTCGATCCGCATCCCCGTCTGCAGGAAACCGAACGCCTGCGGGTGCACTTCCACGTGCCCGTCGACGCGCAGACCCTGGGACCGCTGGGAACCACGCACCGCGAACTGAAACAGGCACTGGCCACGGTCAAGGAACTCGACTACGCGCCGCACCTCGAAGTGGAAACTTATACCTGGGAAGTCCTGCCCGGCGATCAGAAACCATCGCTGGTCGACGGATTGACGCGCGAACTGCAGGCCGCCCGCAAACTGATTGATTCGCTTTAA
- a CDS encoding membrane dipeptidase, producing the protein MSNPINRRSFLGSSLAATGLSAAAAASLSAAEQTAAKTGKTQQPIRNDKILHARQVALDILKPTQKELEHGLDLHANSLVFDSYGFAPRAAIDGDKLAAAINDHASTAELQDLREDMSMTRCVTDPAEQREFKEAFDAAGVTCIFQNAGEEGQDPMRLIKRLARFTYTTDMLADFVPKAITPDDIEQAQKEGRHCLYLTGNGVPLTQQWETTTDEMKYMRIFFQLGIRMMHMTYNRRNMLGDGCAEPANAGLSDFGREVVREMNQLGIIPDVAHSGWQTSLETAQVSEKPMVASHSTCASLHHHIRSKPDNVIKAIVETNGLIGICCIPRYLGGSGDISRLIDHIDYVVKKFGIDHVAIGTDVAYTSRNSSLENKKVPRAPRSRTPWRSLWPPDSFRTTSEMSTSVSWTNWPLFTVGLVQRGYSDEDIQKIIGGNMLRVCRESLS; encoded by the coding sequence ATGAGCAATCCCATCAACCGTCGTTCGTTCCTGGGCTCGTCACTGGCGGCGACCGGCCTCAGCGCCGCAGCGGCTGCCTCCCTCTCCGCCGCAGAACAGACCGCAGCCAAAACCGGCAAAACTCAACAGCCAATTCGTAACGACAAGATTCTGCATGCCCGCCAGGTCGCCCTCGATATTCTCAAGCCGACCCAGAAAGAGCTCGAACACGGTCTCGATCTGCACGCGAATTCGCTCGTCTTCGATTCCTACGGCTTCGCTCCCCGGGCCGCCATCGATGGTGATAAACTCGCCGCAGCCATCAACGACCACGCTTCGACCGCGGAACTGCAGGACCTCCGCGAGGACATGTCGATGACCCGCTGCGTCACCGATCCCGCCGAACAGCGCGAATTCAAAGAAGCCTTCGATGCCGCCGGCGTAACCTGTATCTTTCAGAACGCCGGCGAGGAAGGACAGGACCCCATGCGACTCATCAAGCGACTCGCACGGTTCACCTACACGACCGACATGCTCGCCGATTTCGTTCCCAAGGCGATCACCCCCGATGACATCGAACAGGCTCAGAAAGAGGGACGGCACTGTCTCTATCTCACAGGTAACGGTGTTCCCCTCACACAGCAGTGGGAAACGACGACCGACGAAATGAAATACATGCGGATCTTCTTCCAGCTGGGCATCCGCATGATGCACATGACTTACAACCGCAGGAACATGCTCGGTGATGGCTGTGCCGAACCGGCCAACGCGGGACTCAGCGACTTCGGTCGCGAAGTCGTGCGGGAAATGAACCAGCTCGGCATCATCCCCGACGTCGCCCACTCCGGCTGGCAGACCAGCCTGGAGACAGCACAGGTTTCCGAAAAACCGATGGTAGCCAGCCACTCCACCTGTGCCAGCCTGCATCACCACATCCGCAGCAAACCAGATAATGTGATCAAGGCCATCGTCGAAACCAACGGTCTGATCGGCATCTGCTGTATCCCCCGTTACCTGGGAGGCAGCGGCGATATCAGCCGACTGATCGATCACATTGATTACGTGGTGAAGAAATTCGGCATCGATCATGTCGCCATCGGCACCGATGTCGCTTACACGTCCCGCAACAGTTCCCTGGAAAACAAAAAGGTTCCCCGGGCACCCCGTTCGCGGACTCCCTGGCGCAGCCTGTGGCCGCCCGACAGCTTCCGCACGACCTCCGAAATGAGTACCAGCGTCTCCTGGACCAACTGGCCTCTGTTTACCGTCGGCCTGGTCCAGCGAGGCTACTCCGACGAAGACATTCAGAAGATCATCGGCGGTAACATGCTCAGGGTCTGTCGCGAATCACTTTCCTGA
- a CDS encoding leucine-rich repeat domain-containing protein yields MSKAATGSEEEVPQESTLETDIKALKEISANLKMDYNGNISQVSFSGSKLVDNGLVYLGRLNKLRKLDLSGSKVTDEGMSHLKSLKSLREVSLHGIPVTDTGLAEFKKLTNLEVLNLSRTKITDAGLKHLKGLDSLKELYLTGLEISGDGLTHLSDLKSLETLGLSETQITDEGLAHIKGLKKLRVLLLRDTQISDEGLKQIKSLTRLQRLWLRNTQITDEGMKYLAKMKDMEWLELNDTEIGNAGIAEIKVLENIIDMNLRNTSVTDKCITSLKKLKDLGTLYIDGTEITEEGIAKLEKALPYCRVEQ; encoded by the coding sequence ATGAGCAAAGCTGCCACTGGTTCAGAGGAAGAAGTTCCCCAGGAATCAACTCTGGAAACAGATATCAAAGCCCTGAAGGAAATCAGTGCGAACCTGAAGATGGACTACAACGGGAATATTTCCCAGGTCTCCTTTTCCGGTTCCAAACTCGTCGACAACGGGCTGGTTTACCTCGGTCGGCTAAATAAACTTCGAAAGCTGGATCTCTCGGGTTCGAAGGTGACCGACGAAGGGATGTCGCATCTCAAGTCACTCAAGAGCCTGCGGGAAGTTTCCCTGCACGGTATCCCCGTTACGGATACCGGGCTGGCGGAATTCAAAAAGCTGACCAACCTGGAAGTGCTCAACCTGTCGCGAACCAAGATCACCGACGCGGGTCTGAAGCACCTCAAAGGTCTGGACAGTCTGAAGGAACTCTACCTGACCGGTCTGGAAATCTCGGGCGATGGACTGACTCATCTGTCTGATCTGAAAAGCCTGGAGACACTGGGTCTTTCTGAAACCCAGATTACAGATGAAGGGCTGGCTCATATCAAAGGTCTGAAAAAGCTCCGCGTACTCTTACTGCGGGACACACAGATTTCCGATGAAGGTCTGAAGCAGATCAAGAGCCTCACCCGACTGCAGCGACTCTGGCTGCGCAACACGCAGATCACCGATGAGGGAATGAAATATCTGGCCAAGATGAAAGACATGGAATGGCTGGAACTCAACGATACCGAAATCGGAAATGCGGGGATTGCAGAAATCAAAGTGCTGGAAAACATCATTGATATGAATCTGCGGAACACCAGCGTGACCGATAAATGCATTACCTCGCTGAAGAAGCTGAAGGATCTGGGCACCCTCTACATCGATGGTACCGAAATCACCGAAGAGGGCATCGCCAAGCTCGAGAAGGCACTTCCTTATTGCCGTGTTGAGCAGTAA
- a CDS encoding NAD(P)-dependent oxidoreductase — MRILITGAAGYVGRYFSQHWQTDDELVLGDIHPNPDDARCIPLDITDPAQTRAAMQGIDAVVHLAKQADEGPMEGDELNNRRFDVNLKGSFNLLEAARDAGVKRFIFTSTIMTVLGYQAPEWVASDAAPRPVGSYALTKQLGEVMCAHYAQQHGMSIVCLRIPKPIDLDHPLWKTHPLRPQWVPFPDLLQAYQKAVTASIKGCEVITIVGESKQRRWDLSKAEQLLGYRPTLIPEELGYQMGSEDQPIPEESNYA; from the coding sequence ATGCGCATTTTAATCACCGGCGCTGCCGGCTATGTGGGACGCTATTTCAGTCAGCACTGGCAGACGGACGACGAACTGGTCCTGGGTGACATTCATCCGAACCCGGACGACGCCCGCTGTATCCCGCTGGACATCACCGATCCTGCGCAGACCCGGGCCGCCATGCAGGGCATCGACGCCGTCGTGCATCTGGCCAAACAGGCGGACGAAGGCCCCATGGAAGGGGATGAATTGAACAATCGGCGCTTTGACGTCAATCTCAAAGGGTCCTTCAACCTGCTCGAAGCGGCCCGCGATGCGGGTGTCAAACGCTTCATCTTTACCAGCACCATCATGACGGTACTCGGCTATCAGGCACCGGAGTGGGTCGCCTCGGATGCAGCACCGCGGCCCGTTGGTTCGTATGCCCTGACGAAGCAACTGGGTGAAGTGATGTGTGCGCACTACGCGCAGCAGCACGGGATGTCCATCGTCTGTCTGCGGATTCCCAAGCCGATCGACCTGGATCATCCGCTCTGGAAAACACATCCGCTCCGGCCCCAGTGGGTGCCGTTTCCGGATCTCCTGCAGGCATATCAGAAAGCGGTAACCGCGTCGATCAAGGGCTGTGAAGTCATCACCATTGTCGGCGAAAGCAAACAGCGCCGCTGGGATCTCAGCAAAGCCGAACAACTGCTCGGCTATCGACCGACGCTGATCCCGGAAGAGCTCGGCTACCAGATGGGCAGCGAAGACCAGCCGATACCGGAAGAATCAAATTACGCGTGA